A stretch of the Rhodospirillales bacterium genome encodes the following:
- a CDS encoding 2-dehydropantoate 2-reductase: MKFIVMGAGGVGGYFGARLAASGHEVGFVARGRHLRAMQEHGLKVRSVLGDIALKQVHASNDPAVFASPDYVLFTVKSYDCEQAAALVRPALSSATGVVPLLNGIEHIDMLRGMLGPRRILGGVAQISALIEAPGVIRHFDRMQTLRIGEMDNSPSKRVQALREACTAAGIDCPPPDDIEYELWQKAAMICTLAGANCLTRLSLGPCRANPATRAMMARLTAETVAVARALGVSMPDDQEARTLELLDRLPATMKASLLVALERRERLEISALSGAVERLGRQLGIDTPTHRTVYAALAPHEHGLRGA, encoded by the coding sequence ATGAAGTTCATCGTGATGGGGGCAGGCGGCGTCGGCGGATACTTCGGCGCCCGGCTTGCAGCATCCGGGCACGAAGTCGGGTTCGTCGCCCGCGGCCGGCATCTTCGGGCGATGCAGGAGCACGGCCTCAAGGTACGCAGTGTGCTTGGTGACATCGCGCTGAAGCAGGTGCACGCGAGCAACGATCCGGCCGTGTTTGCGTCGCCCGACTACGTCCTGTTCACAGTCAAGAGCTATGACTGTGAACAGGCGGCTGCACTCGTCCGTCCCGCGCTATCAAGCGCCACAGGCGTCGTGCCGCTGCTCAACGGTATCGAACACATCGACATGCTCCGCGGGATGTTGGGGCCTCGACGGATTCTGGGCGGCGTCGCGCAGATCAGCGCACTGATCGAAGCCCCAGGGGTGATCCGACATTTCGACCGCATGCAGACGCTCCGAATCGGCGAAATGGACAATTCGCCGAGCAAGCGTGTTCAGGCCCTGCGCGAAGCCTGCACCGCGGCCGGCATCGACTGCCCGCCTCCCGACGATATCGAATACGAACTCTGGCAGAAGGCGGCGATGATCTGCACGCTCGCTGGGGCCAACTGCCTCACGCGCTTGTCGCTCGGGCCCTGTCGGGCCAATCCTGCGACCCGGGCGATGATGGCACGCCTGACGGCCGAAACGGTTGCCGTGGCACGGGCGCTCGGGGTGTCCATGCCCGACGATCAGGAAGCACGGACGCTGGAACTCCTGGACAGGCTGCCAGCCACGATGAAAGCATCGCTGCTCGTTGCTCTGGAGCGGCGGGAGCGGCTGGAGATTTCGGCACTGAGCGGCGCGGTCGAGCGCTTGGGTCGGCAGCTCGGGATTGACACGCCCACCCACCGCACCGTGTACGCCGCCCTGGCGCCGCACGAGCACGGCCTGCGCGGCGCCTGA